From the genome of Yersinia enterocolitica, one region includes:
- a CDS encoding D-lactate dehydrogenase, producing MNQSNDEKRQTLLNQLQQIVGARYLLTGERQTERYRTGFRSGTGSALAVVFPSTLLQQWQLLQACVAADTIVIMQAANTGLTEGSTPSGNDYDRPIVILNTLRLNQIQLLNDGKQVIGFPGSTLNQLEIRLKPYDREPHSVIGSSCIGASVVGGICNNSGGSLVQRGPAYTEMALYAQIDAQGELQLINHLGINLGNTPEEILQRLERGKYRASDIAQGTQQASDHEYATRVRDIDAPTPSRFNADPRRLFEASGCAGKLAVFAVRLDTFPSEKQQQVFYIGTNQTQVLTELRRAILRDFKHLPVAGEYMHRDIFDIAEVYGKDTFVMINSMGTNNMPRFFTLKGKIDARLSKVPFLIDHLTDRIMQGFSQVLPNHLPKRLKTYRSKYEHHLMLKMSGAGIPEAQQFLKDFFATAEGNFITCTADEGKKAFLHRFAAAGAAVRYHAVHADKVEDILALDIALPRNEEQWFETLPAEIDQCLVAKLYYGHFLCHVFHQDYIVKKGVDTQALKQKMLALLNDKGAEYPAEHNVGHLYIAKPALKDFYQQIDPTNSFNPGIGKTSKRKSWQKE from the coding sequence ATGAATCAATCCAATGATGAAAAAAGGCAAACCTTGCTGAACCAGTTGCAGCAGATTGTGGGTGCGCGCTACTTGCTAACCGGCGAACGGCAGACAGAGCGTTATCGTACGGGTTTCCGCTCAGGAACAGGATCTGCTCTTGCGGTAGTGTTTCCTTCAACGTTATTACAGCAATGGCAGTTGCTACAAGCCTGTGTGGCCGCCGATACCATTGTTATCATGCAGGCAGCGAACACCGGGCTGACAGAAGGCTCAACCCCCAGTGGTAATGATTATGATCGACCCATTGTTATATTAAATACTTTGCGCCTCAATCAAATCCAGCTATTAAATGATGGAAAGCAGGTTATTGGTTTTCCTGGCAGTACGCTGAATCAATTGGAAATACGTCTGAAACCTTATGATCGTGAACCCCATTCGGTCATTGGGTCCTCTTGCATCGGTGCCTCGGTGGTGGGGGGCATTTGTAATAACTCAGGTGGGTCATTGGTTCAAAGAGGCCCTGCCTACACCGAAATGGCACTGTACGCACAGATTGATGCTCAGGGTGAGTTACAGTTAATCAATCATTTAGGGATTAATTTAGGCAATACGCCAGAAGAGATTTTGCAACGGCTGGAACGGGGTAAATATCGTGCCAGCGATATTGCACAAGGTACACAACAAGCCTCCGACCACGAATATGCTACGCGAGTAAGAGATATTGATGCGCCAACCCCTTCACGTTTCAATGCCGATCCAAGACGATTATTTGAAGCCTCGGGATGTGCCGGTAAATTGGCCGTATTTGCAGTACGGCTTGACACTTTTCCCAGTGAAAAACAACAGCAAGTCTTTTATATCGGCACCAATCAGACTCAGGTATTGACTGAATTACGCCGTGCAATTTTACGTGACTTTAAACATTTGCCCGTCGCTGGTGAATATATGCATCGCGATATTTTTGATATTGCTGAAGTGTACGGCAAAGATACCTTTGTCATGATAAATAGCATGGGTACCAATAATATGCCTCGTTTCTTTACCCTAAAGGGCAAAATTGATGCACGGCTTAGCAAAGTTCCTTTTTTAATCGACCATTTAACTGATCGAATAATGCAAGGCTTCAGCCAGGTACTGCCCAACCATTTACCTAAACGCCTCAAAACATATCGGAGTAAATATGAGCATCATTTGATGCTTAAAATGTCAGGTGCAGGTATTCCTGAAGCACAGCAGTTTTTGAAGGACTTTTTTGCGACGGCGGAAGGTAACTTCATTACCTGTACCGCTGATGAAGGCAAGAAAGCCTTTTTACACCGCTTTGCCGCAGCAGGTGCTGCTGTGCGCTATCACGCTGTTCACGCTGATAAAGTGGAGGATATTCTGGCTCTGGATATTGCGCTACCGCGCAATGAAGAACAATGGTTTGAGACCCTCCCGGCAGAAATAGACCAATGCCTGGTCGCCAAACTCTATTACGGCCATTTCTTGTGCCATGTCTTCCATCAGGACTATATTGTGAAAAAAGGTGTTGATACTCAGGCATTAAAACAAAAAATGCTGGCGCTGCTGAATGACAAAGGGGCGGAATATCCGGCTGAGCACAATGTGGGGCATCTCTATATAGCCAAACCTGCCTTAAAGGATTTTTACCAACAGATAGACCCAACCAACAGCTTTAATCCTGGGATTGGTAAAACCTCAAAACGTAAATCCTGGCAGAAAGAATAA
- a CDS encoding D-alanyl-D-alanine endopeptidase, which yields MHVKIRFALLSFLLLSTGISVVPLASASGGTAEIKGKTPLELASGSAMVVDLQTNKVIYANNADEVVPIASITKLMTAMVVLDAKLPLDEIISVDIHQTKEMKGVFSRVRVNSEISRKDMLLLALMSSENRAAASLAHHYPGGYNAFINAMNAKAKSLGMTKTRYVEPTGLSIDNVSTAHDLTKLLVATKQYPLIGQLSTTTEKMATFRDPDYTLPFRNTNHLVYNDKWNIQLTKTGFTNQAGHCLAMRTVIGNRPVALVVLDAFGKYTHFADANRLRSWMETGKAAPIPGAAKSYRQQKDGQGRLAQVSE from the coding sequence ATGCATGTGAAAATCCGTTTTGCACTATTAAGTTTTTTGCTTTTATCTACCGGTATCAGTGTTGTTCCTTTAGCCTCTGCCAGTGGTGGGACGGCTGAAATTAAAGGGAAAACGCCCTTGGAACTGGCATCCGGCAGCGCGATGGTGGTTGATTTACAAACAAATAAAGTGATTTACGCTAACAATGCTGATGAAGTGGTACCCATTGCGTCAATCACCAAACTGATGACCGCAATGGTGGTGTTGGATGCCAAATTGCCACTGGATGAGATTATCTCAGTAGATATTCATCAAACTAAAGAAATGAAAGGGGTATTTTCTCGGGTTAGGGTAAACAGTGAAATCAGTCGCAAAGATATGCTGCTATTAGCATTAATGTCATCGGAAAACCGCGCTGCGGCGAGTCTGGCGCATCACTATCCCGGAGGCTATAACGCATTTATTAACGCAATGAATGCGAAAGCGAAATCTTTGGGAATGACCAAAACACGTTATGTTGAGCCAACAGGTCTGTCGATTGATAATGTCTCGACCGCGCATGATTTGACCAAGTTGCTGGTGGCGACCAAACAATACCCGCTGATTGGGCAACTAAGCACTACCACTGAGAAAATGGCAACTTTCCGTGACCCTGATTATACGCTGCCATTTCGTAACACTAACCATTTAGTTTATAACGATAAATGGAATATTCAGCTCACTAAAACCGGCTTTACGAATCAAGCTGGGCACTGTTTGGCAATGCGGACCGTCATTGGCAATCGTCCTGTAGCTCTTGTGGTGTTAGATGCCTTTGGTAAATATACGCATTTTGCCGATGCAAACCGCCTACGCAGTTGGATGGAAACCGGTAAAGCCGCGCCGATCCCTGGGGCTGCCAAAAGCTATCGTCAGCAAAAAGATGGGCAAGGGCGTTTAGCTCAGGTGTCGGAATAG
- the mgtE gene encoding magnesium transporter encodes MSSHFDLAIPKQSNQGEDKESTLGAYMSDTYITVSADMSVTEAKAYFLQNISDSEIPTQLLVTNGNRHLVGLLSVKNLLTEEQPDIKVFQIINQSYFSVSPEQDRHEAASLLAKSGLDIVPVLSHGKLVGVLRAKDIAELIEDENTEDAQRQGASLPLDEPYLQTSPITLWRKRVIWLLLLFVAEAYTGTVLKAFEEQLEAAIALAFFIPLLIGTGGNSGTQITSTLVRAMALGEVSLRNVGAVLRKEVSTSLMVATTIGLAAWIRAWFLGVGMEVTIVVSLTVVAITVWSAIVSSIIPMVLKRMSIDPAVVSAPFIATFIDGTGLIIYFEIAQLVMSDLV; translated from the coding sequence ATGAGTTCACATTTCGATTTAGCAATACCAAAGCAATCCAATCAAGGCGAGGATAAAGAGTCCACCTTAGGTGCCTATATGAGCGATACTTATATTACGGTATCGGCTGATATGTCAGTCACTGAGGCTAAAGCCTATTTCTTGCAGAATATCTCAGATAGTGAAATACCAACGCAATTGTTGGTAACAAATGGCAATCGGCATTTGGTCGGCTTACTCTCGGTTAAAAATCTACTGACGGAAGAACAGCCTGATATAAAAGTATTTCAAATTATCAATCAGAGTTATTTCTCGGTATCTCCAGAGCAGGATCGTCATGAGGCGGCAAGTTTACTGGCAAAAAGCGGCCTGGATATTGTTCCGGTATTAAGCCACGGAAAATTAGTGGGGGTATTACGGGCGAAAGATATTGCCGAATTGATCGAAGATGAAAATACTGAGGATGCCCAACGGCAAGGAGCCAGTTTGCCTCTCGACGAGCCTTACTTGCAAACTAGTCCGATAACATTATGGCGTAAACGCGTTATATGGTTATTACTGTTATTTGTGGCAGAAGCTTATACCGGAACAGTATTGAAAGCGTTTGAAGAGCAATTGGAAGCCGCTATCGCGCTGGCTTTCTTTATTCCATTACTGATTGGAACCGGTGGTAACAGTGGTACGCAAATTACCTCGACTCTGGTACGGGCCATGGCTTTGGGGGAGGTGAGTCTGCGCAATGTGGGGGCGGTATTGCGTAAAGAGGTCTCTACTTCTCTGATGGTGGCAACGACGATTGGGCTGGCGGCCTGGATCCGCGCTTGGTTCCTGGGCGTAGGGATGGAAGTCACCATTGTGGTGAGCTTAACTGTTGTTGCTATCACCGTGTGGAGTGCCATTGTCTCTTCTATTATTCCGATGGTATTAAAACGGATGTCAATTGATCCTGCGGTGGTCTCCGCACCTTTTATTGCTACCTTTATTGATGGTACCGGCCTGATTATTTACTTTGAAATCGCACAATTAGTGATGAGTGATTTGGTATAA
- a CDS encoding tRNA dihydrouridine(16) synthase DusC gives MRVLLAPMEGVLDSLVRELLSEVNDYDLCITEFLRVVDQLLPAKSFYRLCPELHHQSRTPSGTLVRIQLLGQYPEWLAENAARAVELGSYGVDLNCGCPSKLVNGSGGGATLLKDPELIYQGAKAMREAVPAHLPVTVKIRLGWDSGARQFEIADAVQQAGATELAVHGRTKEDGYQAERINWQAIGEIRQRLTIPVIANGEIWDYQSAQECMKVTGCDAVMLGRGALNVPNLSRVVKYNEPHMAWSEVVKLLQKYVQLEKQGDTGLYHVARIKQWLGYLRKEYAEATDLFSEIRALKNSKDIALAILRV, from the coding sequence ATGCGGGTATTATTGGCGCCGATGGAAGGGGTATTAGATTCACTGGTGCGCGAACTCCTCAGCGAAGTGAACGATTATGACCTTTGTATCACTGAGTTTTTACGGGTGGTCGATCAACTTTTGCCAGCAAAATCCTTCTATCGTCTCTGCCCTGAATTACATCATCAAAGCCGTACTCCCTCCGGCACCTTAGTTCGTATTCAATTATTGGGTCAATATCCCGAGTGGCTGGCGGAAAACGCGGCTCGCGCGGTAGAACTTGGCTCATACGGTGTCGATCTCAATTGTGGGTGTCCTTCAAAGTTGGTGAATGGCAGTGGCGGTGGTGCCACATTGCTGAAAGATCCTGAATTGATTTATCAGGGAGCCAAAGCGATGCGTGAAGCCGTGCCTGCGCATTTGCCAGTCACAGTCAAAATTCGTTTGGGCTGGGATTCTGGCGCTCGTCAGTTTGAAATCGCAGACGCAGTGCAACAAGCGGGCGCGACTGAACTGGCAGTACATGGCCGCACCAAAGAAGATGGTTATCAAGCCGAACGAATTAATTGGCAAGCGATTGGCGAAATACGCCAGCGGCTGACTATCCCCGTGATTGCCAATGGTGAGATCTGGGATTACCAGAGCGCGCAGGAGTGCATGAAGGTGACGGGCTGTGATGCCGTGATGCTAGGGCGCGGGGCATTAAATGTACCGAATCTGAGCCGGGTGGTGAAGTATAACGAACCGCATATGGCTTGGTCTGAAGTGGTAAAACTGCTGCAAAAATATGTGCAGTTGGAAAAGCAGGGCGATACCGGCCTGTATCATGTTGCCCGCATCAAACAGTGGTTGGGTTATTTACGTAAAGAATATGCTGAAGCAACAGATTTATTCAGTGAAATCCGTGCGTTAAAAAACTCAAAAGATATTGCGTTGGCTATTCTGCGGGTATGA
- a CDS encoding ATP-dependent RNA helicase RhlE, with protein MSFDSLGLNADILRAVEEQGYLVPTPIQRQAIPVVLEGRDLMASAQTGTGKTAGFTLPLLQLLSQDQQPIKGRRPVRALILTPTRELAAQIDENVQSYSKYLKLRSLVVFGGVSINPQMMKLRGGVDILVATPGRLLDLEHQNAVDLSKIEILVLDEADRMLDMGFIHDIRRVLAKLPSKRQNLLFSATFSDEIKGLASKLLNNPASVEVARRNTASEQIAQSVHFVDKNRKRELLSQMIGEGNWQQVLVFNRTKHGANHLAEQLNKDGITSAAIHGNKSQGARTRALADFKDGKIRVLVATDIAARGLDIDQLPHVVNYELPNVPEDYVHRIGRTGRAERTGEAISLVCVDEHKLLRDIERLLKREIPRIALDGYEPDPSIKADPIQNGRQGRGAQRPGMGRGSSAGRPQNGGGAAGRGDSRNSRPRSQADGQRRPAGPSSRGRSSKPGE; from the coding sequence ATGTCATTTGATTCTCTCGGCCTAAACGCCGACATCCTGCGTGCTGTTGAAGAGCAGGGCTACCTTGTGCCGACACCGATTCAACGTCAGGCAATCCCTGTGGTACTGGAAGGCCGTGATTTAATGGCCAGTGCGCAAACGGGTACCGGTAAAACCGCTGGTTTCACCTTGCCATTGCTGCAACTGCTTAGTCAGGATCAACAGCCAATTAAAGGCCGTCGCCCGGTACGTGCGTTGATCTTAACGCCTACCCGTGAGCTGGCTGCGCAGATTGACGAAAACGTACAGAGTTACAGTAAATATCTGAAGCTACGTTCGCTGGTGGTATTTGGCGGCGTTAGCATTAACCCCCAGATGATGAAACTGCGTGGTGGTGTTGATATTTTAGTCGCGACGCCTGGCCGTTTACTGGATCTGGAACATCAGAACGCAGTAGATTTGTCCAAGATCGAAATTTTGGTATTGGACGAAGCTGACCGCATGCTGGATATGGGCTTTATTCACGATATCCGTCGCGTATTAGCCAAACTGCCCTCTAAGCGCCAGAACTTGCTGTTCTCCGCCACCTTCTCAGATGAAATTAAAGGTCTGGCGAGCAAGCTGTTGAACAACCCGGCTTCCGTTGAAGTAGCGCGCCGCAATACAGCTTCTGAACAAATTGCGCAAAGTGTTCATTTTGTGGATAAAAACCGTAAACGTGAATTATTGTCTCAGATGATTGGTGAGGGCAACTGGCAGCAAGTGTTGGTGTTTAACCGCACTAAGCATGGTGCTAACCATTTGGCTGAACAACTGAATAAAGACGGCATTACCTCCGCGGCAATTCACGGTAATAAGAGCCAGGGCGCGCGTACTCGTGCATTGGCTGATTTTAAAGACGGTAAAATCCGGGTTCTGGTAGCCACTGATATTGCTGCCCGTGGTCTGGACATTGATCAGTTACCCCATGTGGTTAACTATGAATTACCTAACGTACCAGAAGATTACGTGCACCGTATTGGTCGTACGGGCCGCGCGGAACGCACAGGTGAAGCGATTTCACTGGTTTGCGTTGATGAGCATAAACTGTTGCGTGATATTGAGCGTTTACTGAAGCGTGAAATTCCGCGCATCGCGCTGGATGGCTATGAGCCGGACCCAAGCATCAAAGCTGATCCGATTCAAAATGGTCGCCAGGGCCGTGGCGCACAACGTCCAGGAATGGGGCGTGGTAGCAGCGCAGGCCGTCCACAGAATGGTGGTGGTGCAGCCGGTCGCGGCGATAGCCGTAACAGTCGCCCACGTAGCCAGGCTGATGGTCAACGTCGCCCGGCTGGCCCTTCTTCACGTGGCCGTAGCAGTAAACCAGGCGAATAA
- a CDS encoding transcriptional regulator yields the protein MSHSTPHSLILSTPVTSRGEQARQQLIQAATELFGELGLKGATTRDIAQRAGQNIAAITYYFNSKEGLYLAVAQQIADFIQQTFSPLAQEIDQFLQQPIHAQIAEQQLHFIRRGLLEFSHLMTQPETLNMSKIMAREQLSPSDAYPLIHVQAIAPLHQKLNLLLAAFIGADASATKTILHTHALIGEVLAFRMGRETIRRQAGWLDIGEAESEMINQVLIEHIDLLLYGLRDKSVR from the coding sequence ATGTCTCATTCCACACCTCATTCCTTAATATTATCCACGCCCGTTACCAGTCGTGGTGAGCAAGCCCGCCAACAATTGATTCAGGCGGCTACCGAATTATTTGGTGAGTTAGGCCTGAAAGGGGCAACAACTCGGGATATCGCCCAACGGGCAGGACAGAACATTGCGGCCATCACCTACTATTTCAACTCTAAAGAAGGGTTGTATCTGGCGGTCGCGCAACAAATAGCGGATTTCATTCAGCAGACCTTCTCACCGCTGGCACAAGAGATTGACCAGTTTCTCCAACAACCGATTCACGCACAAATCGCCGAGCAACAGTTGCATTTTATTCGCCGTGGGTTACTGGAATTCAGCCATCTAATGACCCAGCCAGAAACGTTGAATATGAGCAAAATCATGGCGCGTGAGCAACTCTCCCCTAGCGATGCTTACCCACTGATTCATGTGCAGGCTATTGCGCCATTACACCAAAAACTCAATCTGCTGCTGGCCGCATTTATTGGTGCTGATGCCAGTGCAACCAAAACGATTCTTCATACCCATGCCTTGATTGGTGAAGTGTTGGCCTTTCGCATGGGGCGCGAGACTATCCGCCGCCAGGCCGGTTGGTTGGATATTGGTGAGGCTGAAAGTGAAATGATCAATCAGGTACTTATCGAACACATTGACCTGCTGCTTTACGGATTGCGGGACAAATCAGTACGGTGA
- a CDS encoding secretion protein HlyD — protein MNRKKIIVAVVIVALLAAIGYGWNYYRQQHDASLTLYGNVDIRTVNLGFRVGGRLASLAVDEGDKIQPGEVLGKLDDGPYLNALKQAQANVQSAQAQLALLKAGYRDEEIAQVKSEVAQREAAFGYADSFLKRQQGLWASKATSANELENARTARNQAQANLQASKDKLAQYLSGNRPQEIAQAEANLAQSEAELAQAQLNLQDTTLLAPSAGTVLTRAVEPGTILSASNTVFTLSLTDPVWVRAYVSEPHLNQAIPGTEVDVFTDGRPDKPYHGKIGFVSPTAEFTPKSVETPELRTDLVYRLRIIITDPDESLRQGMPVTVRFAQP, from the coding sequence ATGAATCGCAAGAAGATTATAGTGGCCGTCGTTATTGTTGCCCTACTGGCGGCGATAGGTTATGGCTGGAACTACTACCGTCAACAACACGACGCATCATTGACGCTGTACGGCAATGTGGATATTCGCACAGTGAATTTAGGCTTTCGAGTCGGTGGTCGGCTGGCGTCTCTGGCTGTCGATGAAGGGGATAAAATCCAGCCAGGGGAAGTTCTGGGGAAACTGGATGACGGCCCTTATCTCAATGCACTCAAACAAGCGCAAGCCAATGTTCAAAGCGCGCAAGCACAGTTGGCTTTATTGAAGGCAGGATACCGTGACGAGGAGATAGCACAGGTAAAATCTGAAGTTGCTCAGCGAGAAGCGGCATTTGGCTATGCCGATAGCTTCCTAAAACGTCAACAAGGGTTGTGGGCAAGTAAAGCCACCTCGGCCAACGAGCTAGAGAATGCTCGAACTGCTCGTAATCAAGCACAGGCTAATCTGCAAGCCTCCAAAGATAAGCTCGCACAATATTTGAGTGGTAACCGGCCACAGGAAATTGCGCAAGCCGAAGCAAATCTGGCCCAAAGTGAAGCTGAACTGGCTCAAGCTCAACTCAACCTGCAAGACACTACCCTGCTCGCGCCATCAGCGGGTACCGTACTCACTCGCGCGGTTGAGCCGGGGACCATTTTATCCGCCAGTAACACCGTATTTACCCTGTCACTGACCGATCCGGTATGGGTACGGGCCTACGTCAGTGAGCCCCACTTGAATCAGGCCATTCCCGGTACCGAAGTCGACGTATTTACCGATGGCCGCCCGGACAAGCCATATCACGGCAAAATAGGTTTCGTATCACCCACGGCGGAATTTACCCCTAAAAGTGTCGAAACGCCTGAGCTGCGTACCGATCTGGTTTATCGCTTACGTATCATTATCACTGATCCCGATGAATCGTTACGACAAGGTATGCCCGTCACCGTTCGTTTCGCACAACCTTAA
- a CDS encoding ABC transporter ATP-binding protein, whose product MNGIQHLITLEGVEKRFPGLDNPAVASLTTEIRSGAVTGLVGPDGAGKTTLLRMLAGLLKPSQGKMTVVGLDPLENDRQLHSILGYMPQKFGLYEDLTVMENLTLYADLRGVTGELRRQTFERLLTFTDLTRFTDRLAGKLSGGMKQKLGLACTLVGQPKVLLLDEPGVGVDPISRRELWRMVHELASDGMLILWSTSYLDEAEQCREVLLLNEGKLLYSGAPQSLTQRMSGRTILLAAQTGTNRKLLQHALALPQVSDGVIQGKYVRLILKPDVDHSQLLPLLNQPNAEITEAEPRFEDAFIDLLGGGPASESALAKIMPKVAGSHQETVIEAQELTKKFGDFAATDHVNFQVKRGEIFGLLGPNGAGKSTTFKMMCGLLVPSSGKALVLGMDLKTSSGKARQHLGYMAQKFSLYGNLTVEQNLKFFSGVYGLQGKTQRDKIADMTSAFNFTPILKQTPDSLPLGFKQRLALACALMHEPDILFLDEPTSGVDPLTRREFWLHINGMVDKGVTVMVTTHFMDEAEYCDRIGLVYRGKIIAAGTPDELKQQVASDNNLNPSMEEAFIGLVQRYDQQNDKEQQS is encoded by the coding sequence ATGAATGGAATCCAGCATCTTATTACTTTGGAGGGTGTTGAAAAACGCTTCCCCGGACTGGATAACCCCGCCGTCGCCAGCCTGACGACAGAGATCCGCAGTGGTGCAGTCACTGGTTTGGTTGGGCCGGACGGGGCCGGTAAAACCACCCTACTCCGTATGCTCGCCGGATTACTCAAACCCAGTCAAGGCAAGATGACGGTGGTCGGGCTGGACCCGTTAGAAAACGATCGCCAGTTACATTCTATTCTCGGATATATGCCACAAAAGTTTGGTTTATATGAAGATCTCACGGTGATGGAGAACCTGACGCTGTATGCCGATCTACGCGGGGTTACCGGTGAGCTTCGCCGCCAAACATTTGAGCGCCTGCTGACGTTTACCGATTTAACCCGCTTTACTGACCGGCTGGCGGGAAAACTGTCCGGCGGGATGAAGCAAAAACTGGGCTTGGCCTGTACTCTGGTCGGTCAGCCCAAAGTACTGTTGCTCGATGAGCCGGGTGTCGGCGTTGACCCGATTTCACGCCGCGAGCTATGGCGCATGGTGCATGAGTTAGCGAGCGATGGCATGCTTATCCTGTGGAGCACATCATATCTGGATGAAGCAGAGCAATGCCGCGAAGTGTTGTTGCTAAATGAAGGGAAGTTGCTGTACAGCGGTGCACCTCAAAGCCTGACACAACGGATGAGTGGGCGCACAATTTTGCTGGCAGCGCAAACCGGGACCAACCGTAAACTGTTACAACATGCGCTGGCATTGCCCCAAGTGAGTGATGGGGTTATCCAGGGGAAGTATGTGCGGTTAATCCTCAAACCCGACGTGGATCACAGCCAACTATTGCCACTACTCAATCAACCGAATGCCGAGATAACTGAAGCAGAACCGCGCTTTGAGGATGCCTTTATCGACCTGTTGGGGGGCGGCCCCGCCAGTGAGTCCGCGTTGGCGAAGATCATGCCCAAAGTCGCAGGTAGCCATCAGGAGACCGTGATTGAAGCCCAAGAGTTAACCAAAAAATTTGGCGATTTTGCTGCTACCGATCATGTAAATTTTCAGGTCAAACGCGGTGAGATATTTGGTCTACTCGGTCCGAATGGGGCGGGTAAATCCACTACCTTTAAAATGATGTGCGGTTTGTTAGTCCCCAGCTCAGGCAAAGCATTGGTACTGGGAATGGATCTGAAAACCAGTTCAGGTAAAGCACGACAACATTTGGGCTATATGGCGCAGAAATTCTCGTTGTATGGCAATCTGACCGTTGAACAAAACCTGAAGTTTTTCTCCGGCGTTTATGGTCTGCAAGGCAAAACACAACGCGATAAAATAGCTGACATGACCTCAGCCTTTAACTTTACCCCAATCCTCAAACAAACCCCGGACTCACTGCCTCTGGGGTTTAAACAGCGTTTAGCATTGGCCTGCGCGTTAATGCATGAACCAGACATTCTGTTCCTGGATGAACCAACGTCCGGTGTCGACCCCCTCACCCGCCGTGAGTTTTGGTTGCATATCAATGGGATGGTAGATAAAGGTGTCACCGTCATGGTTACCACCCACTTTATGGATGAAGCGGAATACTGTGATCGTATCGGGCTGGTTTACCGTGGCAAAATTATCGCAGCCGGCACACCGGATGAGTTAAAACAACAGGTTGCCAGTGATAATAATCTTAATCCCTCCATGGAAGAGGCCTTTATTGGGCTGGTGCAGCGCTATGATCAGCAAAATGATAAGGAGCAACAGTCATGA
- a CDS encoding ABC transporter permease, which produces MTEPHLLPVDKSSVNESETYQDTGFSWRRLRALCRKETRQILRDPSSGLIAFVIPLLLLFIFGYGINLDSSKLHVGILMEQQSKPAQDLANAFASSPYISPQISDNRQALIQAMQAGKIRGLIVIPNDFAQQLARPESKAPIQVITDGSEPNTANFVQGYAQGVWQIWQQQQAQNLGQKNDPLIEIQVRYWFNPAAISRHFIIPGAITIIMTVIGAILTSLVIAREWERGTMEALLSTQVTRSELLLSKLIPYYVLGMIAMTLCMAVSVFILDVPFRGSLWILFVMTSLFLASTLGMGLLISTITRNQFNAAMVALNAAFLPAVMLSGFIFEIDSMPAIVRAVTYIIPARYFVSSLQTLFLAGNIGTVLVINLLFLVASAAVFIGLTAWKTNRRLD; this is translated from the coding sequence ATGACCGAGCCACATCTATTGCCAGTGGATAAATCGTCGGTAAATGAGAGCGAAACTTATCAGGACACGGGGTTTTCCTGGCGTCGCCTACGGGCTTTATGCCGTAAAGAGACCCGGCAAATACTGCGTGACCCGAGCAGTGGATTGATCGCATTCGTCATCCCGCTGTTGCTGCTGTTTATCTTTGGCTATGGCATCAATCTGGACTCCAGCAAACTGCACGTCGGCATTTTAATGGAGCAACAGAGCAAACCGGCTCAGGATCTGGCTAACGCCTTCGCCAGTTCACCTTATATTTCACCGCAAATCAGTGATAATCGCCAGGCGCTAATTCAGGCGATGCAAGCCGGAAAAATTCGTGGGCTAATTGTGATCCCCAATGATTTTGCGCAGCAGCTTGCGCGCCCCGAAAGTAAAGCCCCCATTCAGGTGATTACTGATGGCAGTGAACCCAATACCGCCAACTTTGTGCAAGGCTACGCACAAGGGGTGTGGCAAATCTGGCAACAACAACAGGCACAAAACCTAGGGCAAAAAAACGATCCTCTGATTGAGATTCAGGTCCGTTATTGGTTTAACCCTGCCGCCATCAGCCGACATTTTATTATTCCCGGAGCCATTACCATTATTATGACGGTTATCGGCGCGATTCTAACCTCGCTGGTGATCGCCCGTGAATGGGAGCGCGGAACCATGGAAGCGCTGCTGTCGACCCAGGTCACGCGCAGCGAGTTGCTGTTGTCGAAACTGATCCCCTATTACGTCCTGGGCATGATAGCCATGACACTCTGCATGGCGGTGTCGGTATTTATCCTTGATGTGCCTTTCCGTGGCTCATTGTGGATACTATTTGTTATGACCAGCCTATTTTTGGCCAGCACTCTGGGTATGGGATTGCTAATTTCGACCATTACCCGCAATCAATTTAACGCCGCAATGGTGGCCTTGAATGCCGCATTCCTGCCGGCTGTGATGCTGTCTGGCTTCATTTTCGAAATTGACAGCATGCCCGCTATCGTGCGCGCCGTAACCTATATCATTCCGGCCCGTTATTTTGTCAGCAGTCTGCAAACCCTGTTTCTGGCGGGGAATATCGGCACCGTGCTGGTGATTAACCTGTTGTTCCTGGTCGCCTCAGCAGCCGTATTTATCGGCCTGACGGCATGGAAAACTAATCGTCGATTAGATTAG